From the Niveibacterium microcysteis genome, the window TCATCGCGAGTTCGCAGCCGCCACCCAAAGCGAATCCCGCTACCGCAGCGATGATCGGCTTGCGACAGCTCTTGATGCGCTCCCAGTTGCGGGTGATGAAGTCGGATTTGTAGACGTCGATGTAGTCCCAGTCGGCCATTGCGCTGATGTCGGCGCCGGCAGCGAAGGCTTTTTCCGACCCGGTGATGACGATCGCGCCGATATCGTCGTCGTGCTCAAAACCGTTCAACGCGGCGCCCAACTCGTCGATCAGCGCATCGTTCAAGGCATTGAGCGCCTTGGGCCGGTTCAACGTAATGAGGCCGACACGCGCACGGCGTTCGACCAGAATCGTCTGGTAGTCCATTCCCCCTCCGATGGATGTGCCTGAAGGCCGCACCCCCCGGAGCGGCCGTGGGCGAGATGCCTAGCGCTGGCCGGTACCGGCGGGTTTGCCGGCGGCGTCCTGCTTCTTCGGCTGAATCGTGACTTTGACGCGTGCCTCAGTGTTCTGGACGACGGTGGCGTTGGGGCCGTTGGTGACGAGGTAGGTCTCGTTGTAGCCGTCGTAGTTGATGTACTGGCCGCTCACATCATCCTTGCCGCTCACCACCTTGGCGCGGTTGAAAAGCTGGACCAGATCAGTCTTCGCGTCGTATTCGATCCGCTCGGCTTCGCCGTCCACCCACTCTTCCTTCTGCTCGCGTTTCTGGCGGAAGCGCGCAAGCCCGCCTTGGCCTCCGGTGGCGACGCCCTTCTGGAAGCCTTCGATGTCCTGGGTCACGACCACCTTGTCGGACAGGATCGTCAGCGTGCCTTGCGTAAGCTTTACGCGGCCCTCGAAGATCTGGACCTTGTTCTTGTCGTCGACGGTGACACGGTCCGCTTCGATGTTGACCGGCTTGTCTCGGTCAGCGCGTTCGGCGTGGGCCGCCGTTGCTGACGCCAACAGAACGCCTGCGAGCAGCAGTGAACTTACGATGCGTGCGAGAGTCATTGCCCGCTTCCCTTCGTATTGCGATAGAGCGTTGCGCGGGCCTGGCCGATGGTCGCAACGCCGTTGATCTGGTCAATTTCCAAGCCGACACCGTCGATCACCGATTGGCCGCGCGTCATGTGCACCGGCTTGTCGGTGACGGCTTTCTCTTCGTCCGGGCGCACGGTGATTTCACTGGTTTCGAAGGTCATTTCTGGCAGTCCTTCTGCGGCGTCGCGACGGCCGCGCACTTCACCGCTCAGGAACACTTCGTCGCCCGGCCCGGAAATGCGGGCTTGCCGCGCGGTGACATGCAGCGTCTGCGGTTTGCCGAAGTGCTGCAGGTTCGCGTCCTCGACGTGCGTGCTGTCGTCATCGGGATAGTGGCGCGCGACGGCGGCTTCCAGCACGTACAGTCGCTTGCCGGTGGCGTCGAATCGTTCTTGCACCGAGCGGGTCGCAACCATGTCCGGGTCGTGCCGAAAGCGGCCATCGGCTCGCGTGGCTTGGCCGCTGACGTAGCGTTCGAGCCAGAACGCCGTGCCAGCCAGCAAAGCCGCAAGAAGCAGCGGAAACAGACCGGACCAGGTGCGCTTCATCAGTCGGCCAGGTAACGGGCGTGGAAGGCGTCGAGCTTGCCTTGCGCTGCGAGGATGAAGTCGCAGACTTCGCGCACCGCACCGCGCCCGCCGGGTCTGCCCGCAACCCAATCCACGTGATTGCGCACCAGCGCGTGGCCATCCGACGTCGTTGCCGAGAACCCGCATGCACGCAGGATCGGCAGGTCCACGACATCGTCACCCATGTAGCCAGCCTGAGCCGGTTCGAGCTTGAGATCGCCAAGCAGGCTGTGAAGCACTGCGCGCTTGTCTTCCACGCCTTGATAGAGGCGCTCGATTTGAAGATTCGCGCAACGCTGCTCCAGTGCCTTGGAGCGGCGGCCGGTGATGATCGCGAGTTCGATGCCGGCCATCTGCAGCATGCGCAGGCCATGGCCATCAAGGGTCGAAAACCCCTTCATGACGTCGCCCTCTGCGGTGAACCAGATGGTTCCGTCGGTCAGTACGCCGTCGACGTCGAAGGCCATTAGTTTGAGGCGTGCTGCGCGTTCGTGTGCGCGATCCATCAGATTACCTTTGCGTCCATCAAGTCGTGCGTATTCAGGGCGCCGACCAGTTGCTGCGCATCGTCGATCACCAGAATCTGGTTGATGCGCGCGCGCTCCATCGTTGCGGCAGCTTCCGCAGCGAGCGCATCGGGTGCGATGCTGCGTGGGTTGCGGTGCATCACGTCGGCGACCTTCAGGCCGCGCATGTCGGTTTCGGCACCAAGCAGGCGGCGAAGGTCGCCATCAGTGAAGATGCCGATAGCGTGGTTTTGATCGTTCACGATTGCGGTCATGCCCATGCCGCCGCGGGTGACCTCAAGCAGCGCTTCGGCAAACGTCGCCGTTTCCGGTACGCGTGGAATGCGCTCCCCAGTGCGCATCACGTCGGACACGCGGGTTAGCAGCCTGCGACCCAGTGCGCCACCAGGATGCGAACGGGCGAAATCGTCCGGGCCAAAGCCGCGCGCGTCGAGCAGTGCAACCGCCAGCGCGTCGCCCAACGCAAGGGCTGCGGTGGTGCTGGCTGTAGGTGCGAGGTTCAGCGGGCAGGCCTCGCGCTCGATCGTCGCGTCGAGATGCACGTCCGCAAGCTTGGCCAGTGCCGAGGACGGATTGCCGGTAATCGCAATCAGGTGCGCGCCATGGCGTTTGATCAGCGGGGCAATCGTCAGGACCTCCCCGGTGGTGCCGGAGTTCGAGAGCGCAATCACGACATCCGACGCTGTGATCATGCCTAGATCGCCATGCGCCGCCTCGGCTGCGTGTACGAAATAGGCCGGCGTGCCGGTGGAGGCAAAGGTGGCGGCGAGCTTGCGGCCAATGTGGCCGGATTTACCGACGCCGGTAACGATGACGCGACCGCTGGCACCCAGAATCATCCGGGTCGCAGCAACGAAACTGGCGTCCAGTCTGCGCGCCAGGGTCAGAACCGCCTCAGCTTCGATCGACAGCACGTCGCGACCGAGTGACAGCAATTCGTCGTCGGTCGCCCGGGAAACGGCTTGTGGCTTGGTTTCTTGCATGGTCGCGCAACGGTTAAACTCGATCCTCATTATAACAGACGGGTCCTGCCGCCCTTTCGAGGTGAGGCCCGCTGCCACCACGCCCATGTCGCCGTTGCATACGCTCGATTTCGTCCTGTTGCTGCTCGCCGCCTCCGTGGTCGGTGTGATGCTGTTTCACCGCATGCGCCTGCCGGGCGAACTGGCCTACCTTGCCGTTGGTGCGTTGATCGGGCGGGCGGGACTGAACCTGATACCGGATGAGTCGAGCGCTCGCGCGCTGGCGGAGTTCGGCGTGGTGTTCCTGATGTTCACGATCGGGCTTGAGTTCTCGCTGCCCCATCTGATGAGCATGAAGCGGCTGGTGTTCGGCCTCGGTGCGGCGCAGGTCGGGGCGACGACGCTGCTGACACTTGGATTCGGCGCGCTGCTGGGTGTGCAGCCGGGGGCTGCGCTGGTTCTGGGGGGGGCGCTCGCGATGTCCTCCACCGCGTTGCTGTCGAAACTGTTGATTGATCGGATGGAGCTTGATGCACCCCATGGCCGCATGGTGATGGGGGTGCTCTTGTTCCAGGATCTTGCTGTGGTGCCCTTGCTGGTGCTGATCCCGGCGCTTTCTCAGCCGCCCGAGGCGCAACTGCAGTTGCTCTTGCTTGCGGGCCTCAAGGCCACGGTTTTGTTGGCGATCGTGCTGTATTTCGGGCAGCGCCTGCTCGGGCGCTGGTTCTTGCTGGTGGCCCGGCGGCGTTCGTCGCAACTGTTCATGCTCAATGTGTTGCTGGTGACGCTGGGGCTGGCCTGGCTAACCGAGCACTTTGGCTTGTCATTGGCGCTGGGCGCGTTTGTCGCCGGCATGCTGATCTCTGAGACCGAGTATCGCTATCGCGTTGAAGAGGACATCAAGCCGTTCCGCGACGTGCTGCTCGGGCTCTTCCTCGTCACGGTCGGCACCTTCCTCGATGCGAGGGTGATCTTCGGGCATCTGCTGTTGGTGCTGGGCATGCTGGTTGGCATTCTGGCGACGAAATTCGCGGTGGTGTTTGCGGCAGCGCGCCTTTTCGGCGCCACGCCGGGCAACGCGGTACGCAGCGGCTTGTGGCTGTGCGCTGGCGGCGAATTCGGCTTCGTGCTGCTTTCGCAGATGTCCGCCAACAAACTCGGCAGCGATGCGCTGATACAGGCCGCCGTTGCCGCCGTGGTGCTGTCGCTGTTGGCTGCGCCCTTCATCGTGCAAGCCAGCAATAAACTGGTGATGCGTTTCGTCGCGTCGGAGTGGCTGCTGCGATCGATGGAGCTCACGCGCGTGGCTGCGCAATCCATGACGACCGAACGGCATGTGATCATCTGCGGCTATGGCCGCACGGGGCAGCTGTTGGCGCGCTTCGTCGAGCAGGAAGGCGTCGGCTACGTCGCCCTCGATCTGGACCCCGATCGCGTACGCGAAGCCGCGGCGGCCGGCGAGACCGTTGTGTATGGTGACGCCGCGCGTCGCGAAACCCTGATTGCGGCGGGCGTGGCGCGCGCCGCTGCGATCGTGGTGTCCTACGCGGACGTGGGCTCTGCGTGTCGGGTTACGGATCTGGTGCGTGAGTTGCGGCCGGACATCCCGGTGGTTGTTCGTGCGCTTGAAGAAGCACAGCTTGAGAAGCTGACGGCTGCGGGGGCTGCCGAGGTCGTCACCGACATCTTTGAGACCAGCATCACGCTGGCCAGCCACACCATGGCGCTGACCGGCGTGCCGCTGTCGCGTGTGATCCGCCGCGTGCGCGACATCCGCTCGCAGCGCTACGCGCTGATGCGTGGCTACTTCCACGGGCGCTCCGATGCCGCGGATGACCCGGACGCTACGCTTGAGCGCCTGCACTCAGTGGCTTTGCCCGACGGCGCCGGCTGTATCGGGCGATCGATCGCCGAGTTGGCTTTGCCGGAGGCGGGGGCGAAAGTGTCCGCGGTGCGCCGGCGCGGGGTGCGTGCGATCAACCCTGAATCGGATCTGGTATTCGAGACCGGCGACGTGGTGGTGCTGCTGGGGACGCCAGAGTCTCTTGCGACGGCGGAGGCAAGGTTGTTGCAGGGAGTGTGAATGACAACGGGCCGCTATTGCGGCCCGTTGTAATCGCGTAGGGCGATCAAAAACCCATACACACGATGTAGGAATCGCCGTCGACGACCGTACCTG encodes:
- the lptA gene encoding lipopolysaccharide transport periplasmic protein LptA; this translates as MTLARIVSSLLLAGVLLASATAAHAERADRDKPVNIEADRVTVDDKNKVQIFEGRVKLTQGTLTILSDKVVVTQDIEGFQKGVATGGQGGLARFRQKREQKEEWVDGEAERIEYDAKTDLVQLFNRAKVVSGKDDVSGQYINYDGYNETYLVTNGPNATVVQNTEARVKVTIQPKKQDAAGKPAGTGQR
- the lptC gene encoding LPS export ABC transporter periplasmic protein LptC, with translation MKRTWSGLFPLLLAALLAGTAFWLERYVSGQATRADGRFRHDPDMVATRSVQERFDATGKRLYVLEAAVARHYPDDDSTHVEDANLQHFGKPQTLHVTARQARISGPGDEVFLSGEVRGRRDAAEGLPEMTFETSEITVRPDEEKAVTDKPVHMTRGQSVIDGVGLEIDQINGVATIGQARATLYRNTKGSGQ
- a CDS encoding KdsC family phosphatase; translation: MDRAHERAARLKLMAFDVDGVLTDGTIWFTAEGDVMKGFSTLDGHGLRMLQMAGIELAIITGRRSKALEQRCANLQIERLYQGVEDKRAVLHSLLGDLKLEPAQAGYMGDDVVDLPILRACGFSATTSDGHALVRNHVDWVAGRPGGRGAVREVCDFILAAQGKLDAFHARYLAD
- a CDS encoding KpsF/GutQ family sugar-phosphate isomerase, whose amino-acid sequence is MQETKPQAVSRATDDELLSLGRDVLSIEAEAVLTLARRLDASFVAATRMILGASGRVIVTGVGKSGHIGRKLAATFASTGTPAYFVHAAEAAHGDLGMITASDVVIALSNSGTTGEVLTIAPLIKRHGAHLIAITGNPSSALAKLADVHLDATIEREACPLNLAPTASTTAALALGDALAVALLDARGFGPDDFARSHPGGALGRRLLTRVSDVMRTGERIPRVPETATFAEALLEVTRGGMGMTAIVNDQNHAIGIFTDGDLRRLLGAETDMRGLKVADVMHRNPRSIAPDALAAEAAATMERARINQILVIDDAQQLVGALNTHDLMDAKVI
- a CDS encoding monovalent cation:proton antiporter family protein — translated: MSPLHTLDFVLLLLAASVVGVMLFHRMRLPGELAYLAVGALIGRAGLNLIPDESSARALAEFGVVFLMFTIGLEFSLPHLMSMKRLVFGLGAAQVGATTLLTLGFGALLGVQPGAALVLGGALAMSSTALLSKLLIDRMELDAPHGRMVMGVLLFQDLAVVPLLVLIPALSQPPEAQLQLLLLAGLKATVLLAIVLYFGQRLLGRWFLLVARRRSSQLFMLNVLLVTLGLAWLTEHFGLSLALGAFVAGMLISETEYRYRVEEDIKPFRDVLLGLFLVTVGTFLDARVIFGHLLLVLGMLVGILATKFAVVFAAARLFGATPGNAVRSGLWLCAGGEFGFVLLSQMSANKLGSDALIQAAVAAVVLSLLAAPFIVQASNKLVMRFVASEWLLRSMELTRVAAQSMTTERHVIICGYGRTGQLLARFVEQEGVGYVALDLDPDRVREAAAAGETVVYGDAARRETLIAAGVARAAAIVVSYADVGSACRVTDLVRELRPDIPVVVRALEEAQLEKLTAAGAAEVVTDIFETSITLASHTMALTGVPLSRVIRRVRDIRSQRYALMRGYFHGRSDAADDPDATLERLHSVALPDGAGCIGRSIAELALPEAGAKVSAVRRRGVRAINPESDLVFETGDVVVLLGTPESLATAEARLLQGV